A window from Amblyomma americanum isolate KBUSLIRL-KWMA chromosome 7, ASM5285725v1, whole genome shotgun sequence encodes these proteins:
- the LOC144097797 gene encoding uncharacterized protein LOC144097797 — MAEGPPGARKKPSEKDSIKSAASEEAAEDQDEDPFFKSEIDDLLTGEIDSADQKLLEKVTTSDEGLNTAGTLSKTSDLPVDLEDLILETDRIVDGNKTKRVPSVATSGRKRQLQSKSSQKTAPVSRKPLGENQQSSAVASSAAPAGNSALPADKAGKKKAPATGSRGASVPKTMAGQGMSSNFRPVATTSSAPAPGKQPPKKPIPAVAKSVTENRDQGKLPPFKQLKDSAKVPKPGAQPAGLPAADRAELFLSDVASPAAMLTVDSLSSPIPLPQNWMTLSGKGGQYADPRPVEATPAAKPQSRRGSRSSHRSSRRRRSRDGHSSSTSSSSSDKYPRSHRRHRRSSRHRERRRRSSESISRRYRDDAGRDYPYREGSRAGVQPTTLGYPEPVAWPQFGGYQQPQTFPQAAPAYTQQAPAYPQQAPAYSPAPRFPASYGQPPVSSYAANPAFPPAYGGPRRVSPVPFAGVRPQEVRWGPNVQRYGPQPVVAPPRLPDWPSWQPGPFEPSVPRYRTPPPPPTAISASSYAPWPISNVGSDTCRCRDCCGDCCRQAAAARRERLRWTPLPPPVWTPPPRPYMPREPMFAVARSTPSLWPTAPVNPYWPPPDAPTRQFAWSTRYLPRHVWSTGGSFISRSHSCPPLGGLHIEPSGPVYVSGTDVSAPLSRPLELPG, encoded by the exons ATGGCAGAAGGACCGCCCGGCGCGAGAAAAAAGCCGTCAGAGAAGGATTCCATAAAGTCCGCAGCCAGTGAAGAGGCCGCTGAAGACCAGGACGAGGATCCATTCTTCAAGAGTGAAATAGACGACCTGCTGACCGGAGAAATCGACTCCGCGGACCAGAAACTTCTCGAGAAAGTGACCACCTCTGACGAAGGCTTGAACACCGCAGGTACACTGAGCAAGACATCTGACCTACCCGTGGACTTAGAAGACCTAATTCTAGAAACGGATCGCATTGTAGACGGGAATAAGACGAAGAGAGTTCCAAGTGTTGCCACGTCTGGAAGAAAACGTCAACTTCAGTCCAAGTCTTCGCAGAAGACTGCCCCTGTTTCACGCAAACCACTGGGAGAGAATCAGCAGAGTTCTGCAGTCGCATCTTCCGCTGCGCCTGCAGGTAATTCAGCGCTACCCGCTGATAAGGCAGGTAAGAAGAAAGCACCAGCCACCGGAAGTCGAGGCGCCTCCGTTCCGAAGACCATGGCAGGACAAGGGATGAGCTCCAACTTTAGACCGGTTGCAACGACCAGCTCCGCTCCGGCGCCAGGCAAGCAACCGCCTAAGAAGCCGATTCCTGCTGTAGCCAAGTCCGTAACTGAGAATCGAGATCAAGGGAAACTACCGCCTTTCAAGCAGCTGAAAGACTCAGCAAAAGTTCCTAAGCCCGGAGCTCAACCAGCTGGCCTGCCGGCAGCTGACCGCGCGGAGTTGTTCTTATCAGATGTGGCGTCCCCGGCGGCCATGTTGACAGTAGACAGCCTCTCTTCACCGATTCCCTTGCCCCAAAACTGGATGACATTATCTGGAAAGGGCGGCCAGTATGCAGACCCGCGCCCAGTGGAAGCCACCCCCGCAGCCAAGCCGCAGAGTCGGCGTGGCAGCCGCAGCAGTCATCGCTCGAGTCGCCGACGACGCAGCCGCGACGGCCACAGCTCTTCGACGAGCAGCAGCAGTTCCGACAAATACCCTCGGTCCCACCGAAGGCATCGGCGGAGCAGTCGGCACCGCGAGCGACGGAGGCGCAGCAGCGAGTCGATTTCCCGAAGATACCGTGACGACGCCGGAAGGGATTACCCTTACAGAGAAGGGAGCAGAGCTGGGGTGCAGCCGACCACACTTGGTTACCCGGAACCCGTTGCTTGGCCACAGTTTGGAGGTTACCAGCAGCCTCAAACTTTCCCACAGGCTGCACCAGCCTACACACAACAGGCTCCAGCCTACCCACAACAGGCCCCAGCCTACTCGCCAGCGCCTCGCTTCCCAGCAAGCTACGGCCAGCCCCCAGTCTCCAGCTACGCGGCCAACCCTGCGTTTCCTCCTGCTTACGGTGGCCCGCGCCGAGTCAGCCCCGTTCCGTTTGCAGGTGTGAGGCCGCAGGAGGTTCGCTGGGGTCCCAATGTGCAGCGCTATGGGCCGCAGCCTGTAGTCGCGCCCCCTCGTCTTCCTGACTGGCCGTCGTGGCAGCCAGGTCCCTTCGAACCAAG CGTGCCCAGGTATAGGACGCCGCCCCCTCCTCCCACGGCTATCTCCGCGTCCAGCTACGCACCGTGGCCAATCTCCAACGTGGGCTCAGACACATGCCGCTGCCGAGActgctgcggcgattgctgcaggcaggcagcagcCGCTCGTCGAGAGCGTCTACGATGgactcctcttcctcctcctgtcTGGACGCCGCCACCCAGGCCGTACATGCCCAGAGAGCCTATGTTCGCCGTGGCTCGAAGCACGCCGTCGCTGTGGCCCACGGCTCCCGTCAACCCGTACTGGCCGCCGCCTGATGCTCCAACGAGGCAGTTCGCCTGGTCCACGCGCTATCTGCCGCGGCACGTGTGGTCCACCGGGGGCAGCTTTATCTCCAGGAGCCACTCCTG tccACCCCTCGGTGGCCTGCACATCGAGCCCAGTGGCCCGGTTTACGTGTCCGGTACCGATGTCTCTGCACCTCTGTCGCGCCCCTTGGAGCTGCCAGGGTAA